In Nitrososphaerota archaeon, one DNA window encodes the following:
- a CDS encoding hemerythrin domain-containing protein has translation NMARLDVLAEIKSDHTQVRDILLELIDAIGKRDAERSLEILLRLDKLTGPHFRWEEESFYPAHEKIFGRQYLEYLLGVHDRIVRRGKELASILSKGEITEEEAKVLPEIIRNEVLPHPIECEGITLLTTRLPKEELEKMAIELERCRKEGIPLLQWGETIKDKARAERGLKAKALS, from the coding sequence AAATATGGCTAGATTAGATGTATTGGCTGAAATAAAATCAGACCATACGCAAGTGCGAGATATCCTACTAGAATTGATCGACGCCATCGGCAAACGGGACGCGGAAAGATCCTTGGAGATACTACTCCGGCTAGACAAACTGACTGGACCGCACTTCAGATGGGAGGAGGAGAGTTTCTACCCAGCACACGAAAAGATCTTTGGGCGGCAGTATCTAGAGTATCTACTTGGTGTACACGACCGCATCGTCAGACGGGGAAAAGAGCTCGCATCTATTCTCTCAAAAGGGGAGATTACAGAAGAGGAGGCCAAAGTGCTACCTGAAATAATTAGAAACGAGGTTCTACCACATCCTATCGAATGCGAAGGGATAACCCTACTTACTACCAGACTTCCAAAAGAGGAATTGGAGAAGATGGCTATAGAACTCGAGAGATGCCGAAAAGAGGGCATACCGCTTCTGCAGTGGGGCGAAACGATTAAAGACAAAGCTAGGGCTGAAAGAGGCCTCAAAGCCAAAGCATTAAGCTGA
- a CDS encoding transcription initiation factor IIB: MSENKEYANLYRLRQSVDRCPRCGKGPMVMDTAGGELFCSNCGYVVKEKIEELGPEWRAFSKEEKENRSRAGVPSSLAMHDMGLATMIGVEDRDASGKALPASMKATIERLRTWDGRSQVHEPIDRNLRQAFSELDRLADKLSVSDAVIEKAAYIYRKALEKGLVRGRSISALIAAALYAACRDTETPRTLKDVAQVSNVKKKDIARCYRLLLRELDLKMPVVDPTKCVSRIASKAGLSEKTKRRALEILRKAAETRTSAGKDPMGLAAAALYVACVLEGENKTQKDVAEAAGVTEVTIRNRYKGLKAALNL; this comes from the coding sequence ATGAGTGAAAACAAGGAGTATGCAAATCTATACAGGCTACGGCAGTCTGTAGACCGCTGCCCTAGGTGCGGAAAAGGACCTATGGTCATGGATACGGCTGGAGGTGAACTCTTCTGCAGTAATTGCGGTTACGTGGTCAAAGAGAAGATAGAGGAGCTCGGACCAGAGTGGAGAGCCTTCTCAAAAGAAGAGAAAGAGAACCGAAGTAGAGCGGGTGTGCCGTCTTCCCTCGCTATGCACGATATGGGGCTAGCCACTATGATAGGTGTTGAGGATCGGGACGCATCCGGAAAAGCCTTACCCGCTTCGATGAAGGCTACCATAGAGAGGCTAAGGACCTGGGACGGTAGAAGCCAAGTACATGAGCCTATAGACCGTAACCTTAGGCAAGCCTTCAGCGAACTCGATAGATTAGCGGATAAACTTAGTGTAAGCGATGCGGTCATCGAGAAGGCAGCCTACATCTACCGAAAGGCTTTGGAGAAAGGTTTGGTCAGAGGCAGATCTATCTCAGCATTAATAGCAGCCGCTTTATACGCAGCTTGCAGAGACACCGAAACACCAAGAACACTTAAAGACGTGGCTCAAGTAAGTAACGTGAAGAAGAAGGATATTGCAAGATGCTACCGACTTTTGCTAAGAGAGCTGGATCTTAAGATGCCAGTCGTAGACCCGACAAAGTGTGTCTCAAGGATAGCGAGTAAGGCTGGGTTGTCAGAGAAGACGAAGAGAAGAGCGCTTGAAATCCTCCGAAAGGCTGCGGAAACAAGAACCTCAGCTGGTAAGGATCCGATGGGTCTAGCAGCAGCCGCCCTCTACGTAGCGTGCGTATTAGAAGGTGAAAACAAAACGCAGAAGGATGTCGCCGAAGCCGCTGGTGTTACAGAAGTTACCATCAGGAATAGATACAAAGGTCTTAAAGCCGCGCTTAACCTCTAG